Genomic DNA from Nonomuraea rubra:
TCCACGAGGGCGTCGGAGCGGTAGCCGGGCAGCAGGACGGGCTCGTTCGCCTCGTCGTACACGATCGTCCGGTACGCGTCGGAGGTGTGCTCCAGGGCGTTGGCCGCCAGCCACGACCGGTAGCCGCCGCGCCGGTCCTCCGGCACCGGCTCGGTGCCGGCCAGGTGCCACTTGCCGATGTAGCCGGTGGCGTAGCCGGCCGCGCCGAAGTGGTGGGCCAGGGTGCGCTCCTCGGGCGGCAGCACGCGGCCGTTGCGGTAGACGCCGGTCGTGGTCGGGTAGCGGCCCGTCTGGAGCGCCGCGCGGGCGGGCGCGCACACCGGCTGCGGGGTGAGCGCGACCGTGGCCTGCGTGCCGCGCCTGGCCATCGCGTCGAGGTTCGGGGTGAAGGGGCCGACGGTGTCCCACCGCTGCTGGTCGGTGAAGACGACGATCACGTTCGGGCGCAAAGCGGAAGACTCCTTATTTCAGACCGGTCAGGGCGATGCCCCGGACGAAGTATCTCTGGGTGAGGACGAACAGGACGGCGGTGGGCACGAAGAGGATCACCGAGCCGGCGGCCGTGAGGTGCCACAGCGTGAAGTACTCCTGGTTGAACAGGGTCAGCCCGACCGGGATGGTACGCATCTCGGGCGTCGAGGTGGCGACCAGCGGCCAGAGGAACTCGTTCCACTGGAAGACGAACGTGAACAGCCCGAGCACGGCCAGCGCCGGCCGCGTCTGCGGCAGGATGACGCTCCAGTAGACGCGCAGCTCGGAGGCCCCGTCGATGCGCGCCGCGCTGATCAGGTCGTCGGGGATGGGCTGGATGAACTGCCGCATGAGGAAGATGCCGAACGCGTCCATCAGGAACGGCGTGATGAGCCCCTGGTACGTGTTCAGCCACCCCAGGTTGGCCATGAGCACGTACAGCGGGATCATCCGCACGAAGAACGGCACCATCAGCGTGGCCAGCAACGCCACGAACAGCGTGTTGCGCAGCGGGAAGCGGAACTTGGCGAACACGTACCCGACGAGCGGGTCGAACACCAGGTGCGCGAGCGTGATCGCGCCCGCCACGACGAGGCTGTTGACGATGAAGTCGCCGAACGGCGCCCGGACGAACAGCTCGGCGTAGTTGCCCCACTGCGGCGACTCCGGCACCAGCACGGCCTCGGCCGACAGCGTCTCGGCCTCCGTCTGCAGGGAGAGCGAGAGCATGTAGAGCAGCGGCACGACCGTGATCAGCGAGGCCACGCCGAGCAGCGTGTAGAGCAGCGGCTTGCGCAGCATCAGTACGTCACCTCCCCGCGCCGCCCGGCCCTGAGCTGGATCACGGTGAACGCCACGATCACGATCAGCAGCAGCACCGACTGCGCCGAGGAGTAGCCGAAGTCCCTGGTGCGGAAGGCGACGTTGAAGATGTGGAAGACCGACAGGTCGGTGGCGTCGCCGGGGCCGCCGCCGGTGATGATGTACGCCTGCCCGAACGCCTGCAGCCCCGAGATGACCGCCATCACCGACACGAACAGCGTGGTCGGCGCGAGGAGCGGCAGCGTGATCCGCCAGAAGCGGCGCCAGGCGTCCGCCCCGTCGATCTTCGCCGCCTCGTGGTACGTCTCCGGGATGCCCTGCAGCCCGGCCAGGAACAGCACCATCGTGTAGCCGACGCTCTGCCAGAGCGTGACGGCGGCGATGGTGAGCAGCGGCGCGGTGTTCAACCACTGCTGCGTGGGCAGGCCGGCCGCCATCAGCACCCGGTTCAGCACGCCCAGCTCGGGGTCGAGGATGTTGCGCCACAGCAGCCCGACGATCGCGACGGACGTCAGGTACGGCACGAGCAGCACCACCCGGAACACGACCCGCCCCCTGAGCGGCTGGTCGATGGCCAGCGCCAGGGCCAGCCCGAGCACGATCGAGCCGGCCACCACCATCACCGAGAAGCCCGCCGTGACCAGGAACGAGTGCCGCACCGCCGGGTCGGCCACGGCCTGGGCGTAGTTGCCCAGGCCGGTCCACTGGTCGGCCATCGGCCCGGTGCGGAAGCTGGTGGCCACCACGTTGCCGATCGGCAGGTAGAAGAAGGCCGCGAAGAACAGGATCGCCGGAAGCAGGAACAGGTAGGCGGTCCTGGCGTAGCGGCCGGAGAGCGTGCGCGGCCTCACTTGAGGAAGCCCTCCGCGGCCTTGACGAAGGTGTCGAGCGCCTCGGCGGCCGGCTTGTTCTGGATGAGCACCTGCTGGTACATGACCTTGAGCTGCTCCTCCCACTTGCCGAGCTGCCCGGTCAGGCGTACCTGCTGGGAGGAGTCCCTGGCGGTCGGCAGCGCGTCGGCGAAGACCTTGGTGACGGGGTCGGACTGCACCTCGGGCAGGTCCACCCAGGACTTGCGCGGCATGAGCATGCCGGTCTCCTTGGTGGCGGCCTGCTCGACCTGCAAGGCCGTGATGCGCTTGATGAAGTCCCACGACAGCTCGGGCCTGGTGGCCTTGGCGGGCACGAACATGCTGACGCCGGCCGCCTGCGTGGCCGCCGTCTTGTTCTTCAGCGGCGGCGCCACGCCCAGCTCGATGTCGGCGCTGGTCTTCCTGATCGGGTCGAGGTCCCACGGCCCGGTGAGGATCATCGCGGCGCGCTTGGCGGAGAACAGCTTCTGCGGCCCGGAGTAGTCGGTGCCGGCCACCGGGACCGGGGCCACCTTGTGCTTGTGCACGAGGTCGGCCTGGAACTGCAGGGCGGCGACCGCGTCGGCGCGCGGCTCCATGATCGCCTTGGTCTCCAGGTCGTACGGGGTGACGCCGGCCTGCACCATCCACGGCCACATGTAGGTGTAGTCCTGGTTGAGCGCGACGCCGTACACGCCGTCCCTGGTCAGCTTCCTGGCCGCGTCGAGGAACTCCTCCCAGGTGGCCGGCACCTCCACGCCGGCCTCGCGCAGCATGCCCTGGTTGTAGACGAGCGTGTTGCAGGTCAGGTGGAGCTGCACGCCGTACACCTTGTCCTGGTACGAGTTGCGCTCGACGGTCACCGGCTGCCAGTCGGCGGGGAAGCCCATCGCCTGGCCGTCGCGGTCGACGAAGTCCTGCAGCGAGCGCGCGTTGCCGGAGACGGCGAACTCCTGCACCCAGCCGCCTGGCTCCTCCACCAGGTCGGGCACGGTGCCGGAGGCGAAGTCGGCCAGCAGCCTGGTCCGCAGGTCCGGCCACTGGTACTTCTGCAGGTTGACCTTGACCTTGTTGGCCTGCTCGAACTCGGCGATCACCTTGCGGTAGGCCTGGTAGTCGTGGCCGGCGTTCCAGTAGACGGTGAAGGTGCCGGGCGCGGCGCTCTGCGTGGCCGGCGCGCCCGCGCACGACGACAGGACGGGGACGGCGGCGGCGGCCCCGACGAGGCGGAGCAGGTCACGGCGTGAGGGGTGGGAAGGCATGCGGGGATTTCCCTTCTAGGACGAGCCCCGCCGCACGAAGGTCCACGAACGGACGATCTCGCGGGCGGGTGGCGGCTCCTCGGCCTGGAGGCGGTCGAAGAGCAGGCGTACGACGTCGGTGTAGTCGTGGCGCAGCGGGCCGACGGTGCTGAGTTGCGGATTGCTGATGAGACCCTCGTCGATGTTGCCGACACCGACGATCGCGACGTCGCCGGGCACGCTGAGCCCGAGGTCCCTGGCGGCCCAGATCGCGCTGATCGCCGCCCGGTCGGAGGCCGCGAAGATCGCGTCGGGCCGGTCGGGCGAGCTGAGCAGGCCGGTCGCCGTCTGGTACGCGGCCACGCGGTCGTCCGCGCCGCCGGTGATGATGCGTTCGGCCCCGCCGTTGCGCTCCAGCGCCGTGAGGTAGCCGAGCAGCCGCCCCTCGGGCTTGTCGCTGTAGACCTCGTACCGCTGCCCCATGAACGCCACGCGCCGCCTGCCGGTGGTGAGCAGGTGCTCGACGGCCTCGGCGCACGCCTCCACCTCGGGGGTGCGGACGACGTCACAGCCCTCCAGCCCGCTGCCGTTGCTCATCACCACCATCGGCAGCCCGGTGTCGGCCAGCCCGCCGAGCAGGCCCTGCTCCAGGTGGCCGCCGGTGAGGCGGATCAGCGCGCCGTCGGCGATGCCGCCGCGCAGCACCTCGACGGCGGCCTGGGCGCGGGCCTCGTCGTAGACGGAGAGCGTGACCACCGAGTAGCCGCGCGCGTCGGCCATCTCGTGCAGGTCCGTGGCCAGCCGCGCGTCGGTCGGCACGCCGCCGAACGAGCTGAGCACCAGGCAGACGCGCTGGGTGCGGCGCTTGCGCAGGCTCCTGGCGGCCTGGTTGGGGGTGTAGCCGAGCTGCCTGGCGGCGTCGAGCACCCGCTGCCTGGTCTCGGCGGCGACCGGACGGTCCTTGCCGCTGAGGACGTAGGAGACGGTCGCCACCGACACGTTCGCCAGCTCGGCCACTTGTCGCGCTGTTGGTCTCATGTTAGTCGAATAACCTAGCATTCCCTATAGGGATATGGGGATATTGAGGGCGCCGGATCTCGGCAGATGGGCAGGCATGGGGAACGTGTTCATCCGGAAGCCTCCGGCTGGTGTTAAACGATTAACACCATATTTCGCACGGGCCGCCCGGGCAATAGGTGAGTTCTCAGCCCGCCATCTCGGCGAGCTTGGCCGCCACTTCCTCCTCCCGGGCGATGGCCGCCCGCTCCAGCACCCTGCTGATGCTCGGCGACGCCTCCCCGCCCGTCACCCGCTGCACCGGCTGCTCCAGCCAGTCGAAGAGCCGCCGCTGGATCTCGTCCGCCAGCCAGCCCCCCGTACGACGTGCCCACCGGCCCCTGCTCGGCGATGAGCACGTTGTTCGTCTTCCTGACGCTCGCCCCGACCGTCTCCCAGTCCAGGCTCGCCCGGTCCAGCCAGCGCAGGTCGATCACCTCGGCGTCCACCCCTGACGCCTCGGCCGCCCGCAACGCGTACGTGGTCATCGCCAGGTACGTCAGCACGGTCACCGCCGAGCCGACCCGCCGTACCCGGGCCCGGCCGACAGGGATGCAGTAGTCCAGGTCGTCCACCGGGCACTCACCCGTGGAGCCGTACAGGTCGACGTGCTCCAGCACCACCACCGGGTCGCGGCAGAGCAGCGCGCTGTTCATCAGGCCCACGTAGTCGAACGGCGTCGAAGGGGCCACGATGCGCCAGCCCGGCGCGGTGGGTGTACTTCCTGGCACCTTGGGGAATGCAGTTCGAGCTGGTCTCGTACCCGGGGGCGTTCGATGCGGGCGCCTGAGAGCCAGCGGGTGGCCGACCACCTGCGCGAGGCCATCCTGAGCGGTGCGATCGCGCCCGGCGAGCGGATCAGGCAGGAGGAGCTGGCCGATCGGCTCGGCGCCAGCCGGCTGCCGGTGCGCGAGGCGCTGCGCATGCTGGAGGCGGAGGGGCTCACCGAGCACCATCCGCGCAGGGGCGCCCGGGTACCCAGGCTCGGCATGCACGAAGTGGAGGTGATCTATCAGATGCGCGAGCGGCTCGAACCTCTCGCCCTGGCCGAGAGCATCCCGCACCTGACCGGCGACGATCACCGGCGGCTCGGGGAGATCCAGGACCAGATCGAGGCCAACACCGATCTCGGCGAGTTCCTCGTGCTGGATCGCGAGTTCCACCTGCTGACCTACTCGGGGTGCACGATCGAGCAGCTCTCCGGCATGGTCGTCAGGCTGTGGAACGCCACGCAGCACCACCGGCGGGCGTTCATGCGGCTGACGGGGCCGGCGCGGCGGTGGGTGGTCAACGCCGAGCACCGGCTGCTGCTCGACGCGATCGAGCGGCGCGACGCCGTGGACGCCGAGCGGTGCCTGAGCGGGCACATCAGGCGCACGCGGGTCGAGCTCTGCCGGCATCCCGAGGTGTTCACATGATCAGGATGACCGTCAACGGGGCTCCCGCCGAGGTGGCGGCCGATCCCGGCACGCCGCTGCTCGACGTGCTGCGCGGGGAGCTGGGGCTGGTGGGCACGCGGTTCGGGTGCGGGGTGGGCCTGTGCGGGGCGTGCTTCGTGCTGCTCGACGGGGTGGTGACGGCCGCCTGCGACACGCCGCTGTCGGCGGCCGAGGGGCGGTCGGTGGTGACGGTCGAAGGGCTCGCACCGGGGGACGAGCTGCACGCTGTGCAGCGGGCGGTGCTGGAGGAGCAGGCGGGGCAGTGCGGGTACTGCCTGTCGGGGATCATGGTCAGCGCCGCGGCGCTGCTGGCGCGCGATCCCCGGCCGGACGAGGAGGCGGTGGTGGCGGCTCTGGACCGCAACCTGTGCCGGTGCGGGGTGCAGCGGCGGGTGGTCCGCGCGGTGCTGAAGGCGGCCGAGTGATGGGCTCGCCGGCCGGTGAGGGCCAGGGAGTTGGCGGCGGCCGGGTGATGGGCTCGTCCGGTGGTGAGGACCAGGCGATGGTGCTCGTCTCGGACGACGGCGCCGTCTCGGTCCGCGACGACGGCGTGATCTTCGTGCGGCTGGGGAAGGTCGAGCTCGGGCAGGGAGTGCTCACGGCGCTGGCCCAGATCGCGGCCGACGCGCTGGGCGCCGACCTGGGGCAGGTACGCATGCTGGCCGCCAGCACCGTCGCCGGGCCCGACGAGGGCATCACGGCGGGCAGCAGGTCGATCTCCCACGCGGGGCCGCCGCTGCGCGAGGCGTGCGCCCGCGTGCGGGCCGCCTGCGCGGCCGAGGCCGCCCGCCGCTGGGGCGTCGCCCCCGCCGAGGTCACGGTACGGCGCGGCGAGTTCCGCTGCGGGGGCCGGACGGCGACCTACGCCGACCTGGCGCCGGTGGCCGACGCGCTGACGGCGGGACCTCCCACGGACACCCTGCAGGCCGCCACCCTCCAGGCCGCCGCTCTGGAGGCCGAGGCGGCGCCGGCCGAGGAGCCGGTGTTCGTGGGCGTCAGCGTGCCGCGCCTGGACCTGCCCGACAAGATCGCCGGGCGGCCCCGGTTCATCCACGACCTGCGCCTCCCCGGCCAGCTCTACGGCCGGGTCCTGCGCCCGCCCTCCCCCGCCGCCCGCCTGGCCGGCCTCACCCCGCTCCCGGACCTCCACGTCGTACGGGACGGCTCGTTCGTCGGGGTGCTGGCCGAGACGGAGGCGGCGGCCGACCGGGCCCTGGCCCGGCTGCGGAAGGCCTGCGCGTGGGAGGACCACGACAGCCTCCCCGACGAGCACGACCTGGACACGTTCCTGCGCCGGGGCCCCCACGAGACGATCACCGTCCGCACCCCGGAGGACGCCCCGCCCGAGGGCGAGCCGCACGCGGCCACCTACAGCAGGCCGTTCATCGCCCACGCCTCGATCGCCCCGAGCTGCGCCACCGCCCGCTGGAACCCGGACGGCACCCTCGACGTGTGGAGCCACACCCAGGGCGTCCACCCCTTGCGCAGGGCACTGGCGCGGATCCTGGGGGCGGAGGTCCAGGTGCACCACGTGGAGGGCGCGGGCTGCTACGGCCACAACGCCGCCGACGACGTGGCGCTCGACGCGGCCCTGCTGGCCCGCGAGGCGGACGGCAGGCCGGTGCAGGTGCGCTGGAGCAGGCAGGACGAGCTGACGTGGGCCCCGTTCGGCTCGGCCATGTCGGTGGACGTGGCGGCGGTGGTGGACGAGGCGGGCCTGGTGCGCTCCTGGCGGTACGACGTGTGGAGCCAGGGCCACCTCAGCCGCCCCGGCTACGCGGAAGGCACCCCCGGCCTGCTCGCCGGCGCCCACCTGGAGCGGCCGTGGGCGTACCCGGCGGCCGTGGACCCCTCACCGCAGGGAGGCTCCGGCACGGCGCGCAACGCGGTGCCGATCTACGACTTCCCCAGGATGGAGATCACCGCCCACCGGGTGCTGGAGACGCCCATCCGGTCGTCGGCGCTGCGCTCGCTGGGCGCGTTCATGAACGTCTTCGCCATCGAGTCGTTCATGGACGAGCTGGCCCTGGCCGCGGGCCTGGATCCGCTGGCGTACCGGCTGGCCCACCTGAGCGACCCCCGCGCCCGGATGGTGCTGGAGCGGGCGGCCGACGCGGCGGGCTGGGGCGGCGGGGCGGAGCTGGGGCTGGGGTTCGCCAGGTACAAGGGCGTCGGCGCGTACTGCGCCGCGGTGGCGGAGGTGGAGGCCGAGCAGGACGTACGGGTGCGCCGCCTGACCATCGCCGTGGACGTCGGCCAGGTGGTCAACCCCGACGGCGTGCGCAACCAGATCGAGGGCGGCGCCACCCAGGCGGCGAGCTGGACGCTGAAGGAGCGCGTGCGGTTCGACCGGCGGGCGATCACCAGCGGCGACTGGGAGAGCTACCCGATCCTGCGCTTCTCCGAGGCGCCCGAGGTGGCGGTGGAGCTGGTCGAGCATCCGGGCACGCCGTCGGCCGGCGCGGGCGAGGCGGCGCAGGGCCCGGTGGCGGCGGCCATCGCGAACGCGCTCGCCGCGACCCTCGGCGTCCGGATCCGCGATCTCCCGCTGGACCGCGAGGCGGTGCTTAAGGCCATTCAGTGAGCCCGGCTAGTAGGCACTGGCCACGATCAGCTCCTTCGCGGGGAACAACGTCAGCACCCGGCAGCCCTCCGGCGTCACCACGACCTCCTCCTCGATCCTCGCGGCCGAGAACCCGTCGCTCGCCGGGCAGTACGTCTCCAGCGCGAACACCATCCCGGCCCGCAGCTCGATCGGCTCCCGCATGCTGTTGAGCCGCGAGATGATCGGCCGCTCGTGCAGCCCGAGCCCCAGCCCGTGCCCGAACTGCAGCCCGAAGGCCGCCATCTCGTCCTCGAATCCGAACTCGGCCGCCCGCGGCCACACCGCCGCCACCTGGTCGGTGCCCACTCCCGGCTTGATCATGGCGATGGAGGCGTCCATCCACTCGCGGGCCTTGACGTACGCCTCCCGCTGCGAGGCCGTCGCGCTGCCCACGCCGAACGTGCGGTAGTAGCACGTCCGGTAGCCGTTGTAGGAGTGGATGATATCGAAGAACGCCTGGTCGCCGGGCCTGATCAGGCGGTCGGAGAAGTTGTGCGGGTGCGGGTTGCAGCGCTCGCCGCTCACCGCGTTGACGGCCTCCACCTGGTCGGAGCCCATCTCGTAGAGGCGCTTGTTGACCAGGGCGACGATCTCGTTCTCGCGGACGCCGGGCCTGAGCGCCTCGACGACGTCGTGGTAGACGCCGTCCACCATGGCGGCGGCCTGCGTGAGCAGCATGATCTCGTCGGGCGACTTGATGACGCGGGCGTCCAGCATGAGCTGCTGGCAGTCCGCCACGCGCAGGCCCTGGCGCTGCATCTCGAACAGGAACGGCGGCTCCACGAGGTCCACGCCGACGGGCTCGCCGGCCAGCCCGGCGTCGGCCAGCAGGCCCTTGATCGTGCGGACGGCGTCCGCCATCAGGCCGGCCGTGGGCGCGATGGCGCCGCGCAGGCCGAGCATGCCCGCGTGGCAGTCGGCCGGGTCCAGCCACGGGCTGTGCAGGCGGTGGTGGCGGGCGGCGGAGCCGAAGTCCCACAACCTGGCGGGGCCGCCCCGGGTGAGCAGGGCGTACCTGGTCATCTTGTCGCCGAGGGCGCCGCCGATCCAGGTCTGGGTGACGTACCTGATGTTGTAGAAGTCGAACAGCAGGAACGCGCCGCACTCGCTGCCCGCCAGCGCGGCGCGGGCGCGGCCGAGGCGGTAGGCCCGCAGCCGGTCGAAGTCGACGCGCTGCTCGTAGTCCACGCCCATGTGGCCGGGGGCGGGCAGCGGCGTGCTCACGAGCCGAGCCCGTCGTCCACGGCCACGTCCTCGGGTTTGAGCTCGAGACCGGAGGCGGCGGCCTGGAGGTCGAGCAGGATGGCGAAGTCCTCGCCCGTCCTGCCGGTGCCGGCGGCGGCCTGGACGAGCTGCGCGGTGAGCGCGGTGACCGGCATGGCCACGCCCAGCTCGCGGGCGGCGGTCAGCCCCAGGTCGAAGTCCTTGCGCAGGAGCACGGGGGTGAAGGTGGGCGTGTAGTCGAGGTGCACGAACGCGGGCGACTTGTAGCGGGTGAACGGCGAGCCGACGACGCTGTCGTTCAGGAACTCCAGGAAGGCGTGGCGGGACACGCCGCCCTTCTCGGCCAGCACGGTGACCTCGGCGAGCGTCTGGGTGACGACGCCGAGCAGCAGGTTGTGCGCGATCTTCACCAGGCGGGCGGTCTCGCCCTCTCCCGCGTACGTGGCCGACCTGCCCAGCCGGGCGAGCAGCCCGGACACCCGCTCGTACGTCTCGCGCGGCCCCGAGCAGACGAAGCTGAGCAGCCCGGCCCTGACGACCTTGGCGTTGCCGCTGACCGGCGCGGCCAGGAACCCGGTGCCCTGCCGCGCGCAGGTGGCGCGGGCGGCGGCGGACGCCTCGGCGGAGACGGTGGAGCAGTCGACGACCACGCCGGGCCCCGGGCCGCCGTCGAGCAGCTCGCCGAGCACCTCGGTGAGGTCACCGGAGCCGGCGACCGTGGTGAAGACGACGTCGCGGTCGCGCAGGGCGGCGATCGTGCCCACCACCTGCGCGCCGTGCTCGCGCAGCGGCTCCGCCTTGGCCCGCGTACGGTTCCACACGGCCAGGTCCACCCCGGCCAGGGCCAGCCGCTCGGCCATGGCGTAGCCCATCCGGCCGGTGCCGATCCAGCCTGCTGTCTGAGTCATCGTGTCGTGCCTTTCAGCCGCTGGGCCAGCCAGTCGGCGGTGTAGGGGCGGTGCCAGGGGGTGAGGTTGGCGCAGCCGTGGTTGCCCTCTTCGAGCATGAGCAGCTCGCTGTCGCCGCCCGTCGCGGCGGCCAGCCGCTCCGCCTGCCGCCAGGGGATCAGCCGGTCCTTGCGGCCGAACACGACCAGCAGCGGCGCGGTGATCGCGGATGCGGTGCCCTCCAGGGTGAGGGTGTAGGCGAGGCGGCGGGCCTCCTCCTGGGTGGGGGCGCCCGCCCGTACGCGGAAGGCCTCCCTGGTCAGCTCGGGCAGGCAGCTCCAGCAGTCGCCGAAGTCGTACGGGCCGGCCAGCGCCACGCACGCCTTGACCCGGTCCCCCCCGGCCGCCGCCACCCGGGGAGCGTAGTAGCCGCCCAGGCTTACTCCCCAGACGCCGAGCCGGGAGCCGTCGATCCGCGGCTCGGCGGCCAGCGCGTCGAGCAGCGCCTTGCCGGGGCCCGACCAGTCGGCCCTGATCGGCAGGTCGTACTCGGCCTCGCCCTGGCCCGGCCCGTCCACGGCGAACGTGGCCAGCCCGCGTTCGAGGAAGAGCTGCTCGACCACCCGGTGCTCCTCCTTGGCCGAGTCGAGCCCGGACAGCATGAGCACGGCGGGATGCGGCCCGGGGCCCGGGGGCAGCCGGAGGACAGCAGCCGCCCGGTGGCCTGCGCCCGCCACCGCGGTGCGCTACCTGGAACGGCTCAAGGACCCCGGCGAGGGCCTGGTGCCCGACGGCCGGGCCGATGCGGCGTCGCTGTCCACGGTGCTCGGCCTCCGCCGCCGCCACGGCACCGCCCCCGGCGGGGACCTGTTCAGCGGCGGCCTGCTCGACCAGGGGGAAGGCGGCGACCGATGACCAACCCGAACCCGTCGCCCGCCCCCACCCTCCGCGACGTCGCCGAGGCCGCCGGCGTGCACACCGCCACGGCCTCGCGCGCGCTCAACCCGAACACCCGCCGGCAGATCAGCGCCGAGACCGCCCGCCGCGTCATGCGGGCCGCGCAGGCGCTCGGCTACCAGCCGAACTCGGTGGCCCGCAGCCTCAAGACCTCCCGCACGGGCACGGTCGGCCTGGTCATCCCCGACCTCACGAACCCGCTGTTCCCGCCGATCGTGCGCGGCGTGGAGAGCGTCCTGGAGTCCGGCGGCTACCACGTCTGGATCGTCAACACCGACAACGACGCGGAACGCGAGCGCGCGAAGATCGAGTCGCTGCGTTCCCGCCAGGTCGAGGGCCTCATCGTCGCCACCGCCCGTCTGGAGCACCCGCTGCTGCGGCAGCTCCACGAGCAGGGGGTCCGGATGGTGCTGATCAACCGCCAGGTGGAGCACCTGGGCCTCCCGGCCGTGACCGGCGACGACGCCACCGGGGTGGCCGCCGCCGTACGCCATCTCGCCGCCCTCGGCCCCACCGGGATCGCCTACCTGTCGGGCCCGCTCAGCACCTCGACGGGCAGGGTGCGCGCGCGGGCGTTCCGGCACGCCGTACGCGACCTCGGGCTGTCCGATGAGCTGGTGGTGGAGTGCGCGCGCTGGAGCGAGAGCGACGGCGCCGCCGCGCTGCGGGCGCTGCTGGACCGGGGCGCCAGGTTCACGGCCGTCGTGGCGGGCAACGACCTCATCGCGCTCGGCTGCTACGACGTGTTCGCCGAGCGCGGCCTGTCCTGCCCCGGTGACGTGAGCGTGATCGGCTTCAACGACATGCCGTTCCTGGACAAGCTGCGCCCGCCGCTGACCACGGTCGCGGTGCCGCATCACGAGCTGGGCGCGGAGGCGGCCCGCATGCTGCTGGACTGCATCGACGACCCGGGCCGCCCGGCGCGTACGCTGCTGCTCCCGGTGTCGCTGGTCGTGCGCGGCTCCACGGCCCCGCCAGGAGCTGGTTGATCTTCCGCGTGGCGCGGCCCATTCTTGATCACTCTCCGTTACCTTGCCAGGTGAATGGGGGGATCCGCAGTGAATGGTTCGTATCGGGGTTTGTCCCGCAGGTTGTTCATGACCGGCATGTTCGCCGCGCTGGGGAGCGCGGCGCCGGTGGCGGCGGGCGCCACCGTGACGGCGAGGCCGCACCGGGGCCCGGTGCTGCGGGCCAGGCCCGCGAAGGTCTCGATCGGCCCGCGCACCGTCAGCACCTGGACCTACGACGGACTGCTTCCCGGCCCGCGCATCGAGGCCACGGCCGGCGGCCTCGTCCGCGCCAAGCTGGTCAACGACCTGCCCGCGGAGACCACCGTGCACTGGCACGGCATCAGGCTCGACGCCCGCATGGACGGCGCCCCCGGCTACACGCAGAAGGCCGTCCCGCCTGGCGGGACGTTCGACTACGCGTTCACCGTCCCCGACCCGGGCACGTACTTCTACCACTCGCACGTCGGCATGCAGAACGACCGCGGCCTGTACGGGACGCTGATCGTGGCCGACCCGCACGAGCCGCTCGGCTACGACCAGGAGTTCACGGTCGTGCTCGACGACTGGCTGGACGGCGTCGCCGGCACCCCCGACGACGCGCTGCGGCGGCTGAACGCCAGCACCGCGCACGACGACACGCTGCGCAGCACCCTGCTCGGCGGCGTCGTGGGCGAGCTGCGCCATCCGTACCACCTGATCAACGGCAGGGCGGCGGAGACGCCGGCGGTGTTCGCCGGCAAGCCGGGGCGGCTCGCCAGGTTCCGGGTGATCAACGCAGCGGCCGACACGCCGTTCCGGGTGGCGCTCGGCGGCCACCGCATGACCGTGACGCACACCGACGGGTTCCCGTGCGAGCCGGTCGCCGTGGACAC
This window encodes:
- a CDS encoding NAD(P)-dependent oxidoreductase, coding for MTQTAGWIGTGRMGYAMAERLALAGVDLAVWNRTRAKAEPLREHGAQVVGTIAALRDRDVVFTTVAGSGDLTEVLGELLDGGPGPGVVVDCSTVSAEASAAARATCARQGTGFLAAPVSGNAKVVRAGLLSFVCSGPRETYERVSGLLARLGRSATYAGEGETARLVKIAHNLLLGVVTQTLAEVTVLAEKGGVSRHAFLEFLNDSVVGSPFTRYKSPAFVHLDYTPTFTPVLLRKDFDLGLTAARELGVAMPVTALTAQLVQAAAGTGRTGEDFAILLDLQAAASGLELKPEDVAVDDGLGS
- a CDS encoding LacI family DNA-binding transcriptional regulator produces the protein MTNPNPSPAPTLRDVAEAAGVHTATASRALNPNTRRQISAETARRVMRAAQALGYQPNSVARSLKTSRTGTVGLVIPDLTNPLFPPIVRGVESVLESGGYHVWIVNTDNDAERERAKIESLRSRQVEGLIVATARLEHPLLRQLHEQGVRMVLINRQVEHLGLPAVTGDDATGVAAAVRHLAALGPTGIAYLSGPLSTSTGRVRARAFRHAVRDLGLSDELVVECARWSESDGAAALRALLDRGARFTAVVAGNDLIALGCYDVFAERGLSCPGDVSVIGFNDMPFLDKLRPPLTTVAVPHHELGAEAARMLLDCIDDPGRPARTLLLPVSLVVRGSTAPPGAG
- a CDS encoding M24 family metallopeptidase: MSTPLPAPGHMGVDYEQRVDFDRLRAYRLGRARAALAGSECGAFLLFDFYNIRYVTQTWIGGALGDKMTRYALLTRGGPARLWDFGSAARHHRLHSPWLDPADCHAGMLGLRGAIAPTAGLMADAVRTIKGLLADAGLAGEPVGVDLVEPPFLFEMQRQGLRVADCQQLMLDARVIKSPDEIMLLTQAAAMVDGVYHDVVEALRPGVRENEIVALVNKRLYEMGSDQVEAVNAVSGERCNPHPHNFSDRLIRPGDQAFFDIIHSYNGYRTCYYRTFGVGSATASQREAYVKAREWMDASIAMIKPGVGTDQVAAVWPRAAEFGFEDEMAAFGLQFGHGLGLGLHERPIISRLNSMREPIELRAGMVFALETYCPASDGFSAARIEEEVVVTPEGCRVLTLFPAKELIVASAY
- a CDS encoding molybdopterin cofactor-binding domain-containing protein, yielding MGSPAGEGQGVGGGRVMGSSGGEDQAMVLVSDDGAVSVRDDGVIFVRLGKVELGQGVLTALAQIAADALGADLGQVRMLAASTVAGPDEGITAGSRSISHAGPPLREACARVRAACAAEAARRWGVAPAEVTVRRGEFRCGGRTATYADLAPVADALTAGPPTDTLQAATLQAAALEAEAAPAEEPVFVGVSVPRLDLPDKIAGRPRFIHDLRLPGQLYGRVLRPPSPAARLAGLTPLPDLHVVRDGSFVGVLAETEAAADRALARLRKACAWEDHDSLPDEHDLDTFLRRGPHETITVRTPEDAPPEGEPHAATYSRPFIAHASIAPSCATARWNPDGTLDVWSHTQGVHPLRRALARILGAEVQVHHVEGAGCYGHNAADDVALDAALLAREADGRPVQVRWSRQDELTWAPFGSAMSVDVAAVVDEAGLVRSWRYDVWSQGHLSRPGYAEGTPGLLAGAHLERPWAYPAAVDPSPQGGSGTARNAVPIYDFPRMEITAHRVLETPIRSSALRSLGAFMNVFAIESFMDELALAAGLDPLAYRLAHLSDPRARMVLERAADAAGWGGGAELGLGFARYKGVGAYCAAVAEVEAEQDVRVRRLTIAVDVGQVVNPDGVRNQIEGGATQAASWTLKERVRFDRRAITSGDWESYPILRFSEAPEVAVELVEHPGTPSAGAGEAAQGPVAAAIANALAATLGVRIRDLPLDREAVLKAIQ
- a CDS encoding alpha/beta hydrolase family protein; translation: MLMLSGLDSAKEEHRVVEQLFLERGLATFAVDGPGQGEAEYDLPIRADWSGPGKALLDALAAEPRIDGSRLGVWGVSLGGYYAPRVAAAGGDRVKACVALAGPYDFGDCWSCLPELTREAFRVRAGAPTQEEARRLAYTLTLEGTASAITAPLLVVFGRKDRLIPWRQAERLAAATGGDSELLMLEEGNHGCANLTPWHRPYTADWLAQRLKGTTR